TCCAAAGCACACATTTCTTTGAACTTCACGTGTCCCGTGGACCCATCAATGCTCTGCTAACTGAAGCAAATCAAAGCTGGTCCGCCTGTCCTCATTTATCCAATCTGAAAGAAGATATGCAATGCTAGCTTTCAATAACAATTGATTCCATGAATATGCTCATTAATCAATGTAAGTCACAATTATAATCCTACTGTTATCGAAGGGAAAGCAATACACGCTCCAATAAATCCTCCACCTTTTCTAAAAATAGCAAAAGTATCCTATTTTGGTTAACAAGAAAGCATTTTGATTCATCTCTTCGTTGGAAAGGTAGAATGTGGATGCAACTGTTAGGAAAAAGTGCAAAGATTTGAGAAATCTTTTGGCTTGTGTTTTACCTCTTCAACTTGACATATATGATGCTTCActtataaaaacaaaagagcACAAAAAGGGGAAGTGAAATGAAAATTCTAAAACAATCCCACCTCAGTAGGCAGTCTTCATACGGATTCTTACCACTGAAGATAGGTTGACCCTGGCCCTCAAGCCTCTCTATTTAAACTCCCATCTTAACCCTTCATTTACTTGACTCTTCTACACCTCTGCCTTTTCTTTTGCTCACAAAAGAAGCAGCTGAGAGACGACTAGAGACTTCATTTTTAGCTTCTGCTTCCTCTTCCaaatagagaaggaaaaaaaggaaaaatgggatACCAACCTCTTAGCTTCCTCAGAGAAAAAAACATTCTGTTCATAAGAAGCATCGTGATCTTGTTCTTAAGTTGTCTGACTATTAAGTTTGACCTCTGTTTCTCTGGTATCCCATCTTCATTAAAGACACTCCCTCTCAACGGGTATTTCAGGTTTGATGAAGGGATCCAGCATACAGCCAGAGACTTTGGCAACCAGTACCACTTCCTCCCCTTGGCAGTCCTCCATCCAAAGTCTGTGTCCGATATTGCCACAACAATTAAGCATATTTTCCAACTTGGCCCCGGATCAGATCTCAAAGTTGCAGCAAGAGGCCGTGGGCACTCACTCCACGGCCAGGCACAAGCTCACCAGGGAGTAGTGATCAACATGGAATCACTTGGAGGACCGGAAATGCACCTTTACACTGGAAATGATCCTTATGTAGATGTCTCTGGTGGCGAGTTGTGGATAAATATCCTGCACGAGAGCCTAAAGTATGGATTAGCACCAAAATCATGGACAGATTACCTACATCTATCGGTTGGTGGTACTCTGTCAAACGCAGGGATTAGTGGGCAGGCATTTCAGCATGGCCCCCAGATTAGTAATGTCCATCAGCTGGAGGTTGTGACAGGTTTGTCCAATAACTTTTAGTGAGGACCATGGTTTGGTAATGGACTGCATTATGAATATGAGAACAAAGTCTCTTTTTTAAGCATCCAAATCCAATGAAGTCAAGGTTAAGACATGACACACGTACATTAAGATGCACTAGTCATACAACTGGATGCTTTTACTTTTCCGCATctgatattttattcattagAAGGTGGAACTGCAAGTTGCCAGGTTTCCTCATCATATACTGCCTTTGGATCCTAACCTTGTTCTCATAGCAGATATATAAACGTTGGTCTTGGAGGTTACAGTTCATATGCTCAGAGATTCAATATTTATGTTACTTATTAGCCAAGTTTTATGTACAGGAAAAGGGGAGATAGTTAATTGTTCAGAGACACAGAATGCAGACCTCTTTCATGGTGTCCTTGGAGGACTTGGTCAGTTTGGAATAATCACCCGAGCAAGAATTTCTCTGGGACCGGCACCAAAGATggttaaaactcaatttttttcttaactcCGAAATTAAGCTCGAGAATAGTAGAATTTACCAGTTTCTTGACACACCATTGATCCCATCTGAACAGGTAAAATGGATAAGAGTGCTGTACTCAGACTTTTCCAAATTTGCAAGGGATCAGGAGCATTTGATATCTGCAGACAACACATTCAATTACATCGAAGGATTTGTAATAATAAACAGGACCGGTCTCCTAAACAACTGGAGATCAACCTTCAACCCACAAGAACCAGTCCAAGCCAGCCAATTTGAGTCAGATGGAAAAACACTCTTCTGTCTTGAATTAGCCAAGTACTTCAACCCAGATGAAATTGCTACGATAGAGAAGGTAAGGCATGCTATGATCAACAAGTCTTTGACTATTGACCTGATAGAACATATGGTAAAGTAGGCATATGCAATGATTCTAACACCTTTCGTTTGCTTCCCGCAGGAAATAGAGAACTTGTTATCTCAACTAAGTTATATTTCATCGACGCTTTTCCTATCGGAAGTTCCATATGTAGACTTCTTAGATAGAGTCCACGTATCCGAGGTCAAACTAAGATCAAAAGGCTTGTGGGAAGTCCCACACCCATGGCTCAATCTTCTTATTCCAAGAAGCAAAATACACAATTTTGCTGAAGAAGTTTTTGGCAACATTTTAACGACCACAAGCAATGGCCCAATCCTCATCTACCCGGTCAACAAGTCAAAGTAACAGTTCATAAAGAAACTTCTTTCAAAATACTCAAAAGTTTTGTTGACGAATAACTAATTAGCATTTTTTGCTTTCAGGTGGAACAATAGAACTTCAGTTGTTCTTCCAGATGAAGATATTTTCTATCTGGTGGCATTCCTCTCTTCTGCAGTTCCCTCTTCCACAGGAACTGATGGCTTAGAACACATACTAACCCAGAACAAAAGGATTCTAGATTTTTGTGAGGCAGCCCACCTAGGCGTAAAGCAATATCTTCCCCACTACACAACAGAGGATGAGTGGCGGGTTCACTTTGGACAACATTGGGAAGTCCTCAAACAAAGGAAATCAGCTTATGACCCCTTAGCAATCCTTGCTCCTGGAcagaaaatttttcaaaaggcGATAATATCCATCTTATAACAtatttagtttattagttaAACCAAAAAGTCGAAAAGGTCTCTGGAGTCTGGGGCATGTCTTTGCTTTTCTAGTAGAATATTGATAAGGAGTACAATGTTTATTGCATCTCCTAGGcaattgtaattataaatgAGAGGTTGAA
The Diospyros lotus cultivar Yz01 chromosome 12, ASM1463336v1, whole genome shotgun sequence DNA segment above includes these coding regions:
- the LOC127814007 gene encoding cytokinin dehydrogenase 6-like, with the translated sequence MGYQPLSFLREKNILFIRSIVILFLSCLTIKFDLCFSGIPSSLKTLPLNGYFRFDEGIQHTARDFGNQYHFLPLAVLHPKSVSDIATTIKHIFQLGPGSDLKVAARGRGHSLHGQAQAHQGVVINMESLGGPEMHLYTGNDPYVDVSGGELWINILHESLKYGLAPKSWTDYLHLSVGGTLSNAGISGQAFQHGPQISNVHQLEVVTGKGEIVNCSETQNADLFHGVLGGLGQFGIITRARISLGPAPKMVKWIRVLYSDFSKFARDQEHLISADNTFNYIEGFVIINRTGLLNNWRSTFNPQEPVQASQFESDGKTLFCLELAKYFNPDEIATIEKEIENLLSQLSYISSTLFLSEVPYVDFLDRVHVSEVKLRSKGLWEVPHPWLNLLIPRSKIHNFAEEVFGNILTTTSNGPILIYPVNKSKWNNRTSVVLPDEDIFYLVAFLSSAVPSSTGTDGLEHILTQNKRILDFCEAAHLGVKQYLPHYTTEDEWRVHFGQHWEVLKQRKSAYDPLAILAPGQKIFQKAIISIL